One genomic segment of Mastomys coucha isolate ucsf_1 unplaced genomic scaffold, UCSF_Mcou_1 pScaffold22, whole genome shotgun sequence includes these proteins:
- the LOC116104582 gene encoding LOW QUALITY PROTEIN: uncharacterized protein LOC116104582 (The sequence of the model RefSeq protein was modified relative to this genomic sequence to represent the inferred CDS: substituted 1 base at 1 genomic stop codon), protein MKTLILQGLILAFAICFQFSESQKSWQQSIENAIYNQPIQKSTSKTSQSRSPSTRLDKQLSFSSHDSASPTNRLSRRAFSSPFKAQSITNGLSKVGSEIKKGVEKLSSKLRKLSRKRRSDQFRPVNRREKQPMIRSATQISKPRKRSSETLKKTKSKPCRKQPSKLEKKRQKLKKDLEHSTKVINKNLTKKKSVISPESRQASSLTKQPRKSRKERRQERKERRQERKERQQERKERRQKKKQQKAASRAVKKELKKVKSKLSLLKKQATSLINGRLGKSKSKHPKLNEKNTLETFEEAKKLLSIAEELFNASIKGQPTSAQKLLSSPNPTISSTSARASPTKSSTTAPVTGTTTLVASTTNPAVETTSTEPSGESTHPGTSPSPITSVDTVAQSTTYLASASTTISGSTSEGSETEANTNNTTTVMDGSTTQAASTTSTSITTTPPVTATNTNSGLTGDKTKINFPTQGIEATTNGSTLSSTSTATSLAPATTKIPTTSTFVSVGSTRNASQVTTPVPRSTRSAPIIVTTVKNVTTTLVTTTITQTSNNTNNETTTQVLVGATKXTIGTTTVAMMPLSAVTN, encoded by the exons ATGAAGACTTTGATCCTACAAGGACTCATTTTGGCCTTTGCCATTTGCTTCCAG TTCAGTGAAAGTCAGAAATCATGGCAGCAGTCAATAGAAAATGCAATCTACAATCAACCCATCCAAAAGTCAACTTCCAAGACATCACAAAGCAGATCTCCTTCTACCCGGCTTGACAAACAACTTTCATTCTCATCTCATGACTCTGCCTCACCTACCAACAGACTCTCCCGAAGGGCTTTCTCATCACCTTTCAAAGCTCAGAGTATAACGAATGGACTTTCTAAGGTtggctcagagattaaaaaaGGAGTTGAAAAGTTATCTTCAAAACTTAGGAAGTTAAGTAGAAAGAGAAGATCTGACCAGTTCAGGCCGGTTAACAGACGTGAAAAACAACCTATGATTAGATCAGCTACTCAAATATCTAAACCTAGAAAGAGATCTTCAGAAACCTTGAAAAAGACCAAGTCTAAGCCATGCAGAAAACAACCATCTaagctagaaaagaaaagacaaaagctaaAGAAAGACTTGGAACATTCTACAAAGgttataaataaaaatctcacaaaaaagaaatcagtaataTCACCTGAAAGTAGACAAGCCTCATCCCTAACAAAACAGCCCCGTAAGTCCAGAAAGGAAAGAcgacaagaaaggaaagaaagacgacaagaaaggaaagaaagacaacaagaaaggaaagaaagacgacaaaagaagaaacagcagaaagccgCTTCAAGGGCTGTaaagaaagaacttaagaagGTTAAATCCAAACTGTCACTTCTGAAAAAGCAAGCCACATCTCTCATAAATGGCAGGTTAGGCAAATCCAAGTCCAAACACCCCAAACTTAATGAGAAAAACACACTTGAAACCtttgaagaagcaaagaaactACTATCCATAGCAGAAGAACTCTTCAATGCATCTATCAAGGGACAACCAACATCTGCTCAAAAATTGTTGTCTTCACCTAATCCAACAATTTCTAGTACCAGTGCAAGAGCCTCTCCCACTAAGAGTTCAACCACAGCTCCGGTGACTGGCACTACCACCTTAGTAGCATCAACCACTAACCCAGCAGTAGAGACTACATCTACAGAGCCTTCAGGAGAATCCACACACCCAGGTACTTCCCCTAGTCCTATAACTTCCGTGGACACAGTGGCCCAGTCCACAACCTActtggcctctgcctccaccacTATATCTGGTTCTACCTCAGAGGgctcagaaactgaagcaaacaCGAATAATACCACCACAGTCATGGATGGTTCTACCACACAAGCTGCCTCTACAACTTCAACAAGCATAACTACCACACCTCCTGTCACTGCTACAAACACCAACTCTGGGCTTACTGgagacaaaactaaaataaatttccCTACTCAAGGGATTGAGGCCACCACCAATGGTAGCACATTGTCATCAACCAGCACGGCCACATCTCTTGCTCCTGCCACTACGAAAATACCCACAACCTctacctttgtttctgttggttctACCAGGAATGCATCACAAGTCACCACACCTGTACCACGTTCTACTAGAAGTGCACCTATCATTGTCACAACTGTAAAAAATGTGACTACCACATTAGTGACTACAACCATCACTCAAACATCAAATAACACAAATAATGAAACTACAACACAAGTGCTTGTAGGAGCCACTAAGTAAACAATTGGCACAACTACTGTAGCTATGATGCCTCTCAGTGCTGTTACCAACTGA